Proteins encoded within one genomic window of Amycolatopsis sp. 2-15:
- a CDS encoding response regulator, translating to MIRVLIADDQEMVRMGFRMILDAQDDIEVVADVADGVSAVTKARELRPDVCLLDIRMPGLDGLEVTRQLAGPDVTDPLKVVVVTTFDLDEYVHTALRNGASGFLLKDAGPALLIEAIRAAERGDALVSPQITVRLLKHFDGANGHKRNVPPPTEPLTARELDVVKAAARGLTNTEIGAELYLSLSTVKTHLASVQGKVGARNRVEIAAWAWRSGVVD from the coding sequence GTGATCCGGGTACTGATCGCGGACGACCAGGAGATGGTGCGGATGGGATTCCGCATGATCCTGGACGCGCAGGACGACATCGAGGTGGTGGCCGACGTCGCCGACGGCGTCTCGGCCGTCACCAAGGCGCGCGAGCTGCGCCCGGACGTCTGCCTGCTCGACATCCGCATGCCGGGTCTCGACGGCCTCGAGGTCACGCGGCAGCTCGCCGGCCCGGACGTCACCGACCCGCTGAAGGTCGTGGTCGTGACCACGTTCGACCTCGACGAATACGTGCACACCGCGCTGCGCAACGGCGCGAGCGGCTTCCTGCTCAAGGACGCCGGCCCGGCGCTGCTGATCGAGGCCATCCGCGCGGCCGAGCGCGGCGACGCGCTCGTGTCGCCGCAGATCACCGTGCGGCTGCTCAAGCACTTCGACGGCGCCAACGGCCATAAGCGCAATGTGCCCCCGCCGACCGAGCCTCTCACCGCGCGTGAGCTCGACGTGGTGAAGGCCGCCGCTCGCGGTCTGACGAACACCGAGATCGGCGCGGAGCTGTACTTGTCGCTCTCGACGGTGAAGACGCACCTGGCTTCGGTGCAGGGCAAGGTCGGGGCGCGCAACCGTGTGGAGATCGCCGCGTGGGCTTGGCGCAGCGGGGTCGTGGACTGA
- a CDS encoding sensor histidine kinase: MSQAPPSSSFSTRVTEVVRRLGMPVVVLLAALLFDLVFVTDAALDNHGPKFVDFALFPGIFAMVGCAIWARRRAAVAAMVAAFALAFFTIFQRYLHTPAYSSVLANLSITDVVAGTEMVYYLARRARPGVAFAAISSLVVGALIAVFGRYSYGDISSSSIVSAMLFGCALLTGAVVIGVAGRTQSDGPRGVREQRLRKLRRVNALAMGQWPLIGALAITLLFEFGFTYDSGASGFPVLFCSIGAGVAAVLSPRRPGDAMLGVAGLMLLSALVMPFLSLGYDYQLAGGIPPAQMAAGIGVVVNLVRAVPLVKAWPRIAVLSAVVAVGTILNTRRSSFSPLTDPQEIGSFAVGAGLVLGISIAVGMFLRSRDSERTQVMKAAVTDAQTTERMALARELHDVVAHHVTGIVVQAQAARMMGEKNPQLALEAMGRIEDAGTEALAAMRRLVRSMRGDAPAGASDLSEQATTDLAADLRKLVDGANHGVKTALVLDLPPNLPHEVGRSALRLVQESLTNVGKHAADATEALVHAEVTGRELHLSVRDDGREQAHRPAGGSGGYGLVGMRERVALLHGRLTAGRGPDGGWRVEAWLPLEANGDDG, from the coding sequence GTGTCCCAAGCTCCGCCGTCTTCCTCCTTTTCCACGCGCGTGACCGAAGTCGTGCGCCGCCTCGGCATGCCCGTGGTGGTGCTGCTCGCGGCGCTGCTGTTCGACCTCGTGTTCGTGACCGACGCGGCGCTGGACAACCACGGCCCCAAGTTCGTCGACTTCGCCCTGTTCCCCGGCATCTTCGCGATGGTGGGGTGCGCCATCTGGGCGCGCCGGCGCGCGGCGGTGGCGGCGATGGTCGCGGCCTTCGCGCTCGCGTTCTTCACGATCTTCCAGCGCTACCTGCACACGCCGGCGTATTCGAGCGTGCTCGCGAACCTCTCGATCACCGACGTGGTGGCAGGCACGGAGATGGTCTACTACCTCGCCCGCCGGGCCCGCCCCGGCGTCGCGTTCGCGGCGATCTCGTCGCTCGTGGTCGGCGCGCTGATCGCGGTGTTCGGGCGCTACAGCTACGGGGACATCTCGTCGTCCTCGATCGTGTCGGCGATGCTGTTCGGCTGCGCCCTGCTCACGGGGGCCGTCGTGATCGGGGTGGCGGGCCGCACGCAGTCGGACGGACCGCGCGGAGTTCGCGAGCAGCGGCTGCGCAAACTGCGTCGCGTCAACGCGCTGGCAATGGGGCAGTGGCCGCTGATCGGCGCGCTCGCGATCACGCTGCTGTTCGAGTTCGGCTTCACCTACGACAGCGGGGCATCGGGCTTCCCGGTGCTGTTCTGCTCGATCGGAGCCGGGGTAGCGGCGGTGCTTTCGCCGCGGCGGCCGGGCGACGCGATGCTGGGCGTGGCCGGGCTGATGCTGCTGTCGGCGCTGGTGATGCCGTTCCTGAGCTTGGGCTACGACTACCAGCTGGCCGGTGGGATCCCGCCGGCGCAGATGGCGGCCGGGATCGGCGTGGTGGTGAACCTGGTCCGCGCCGTGCCGCTGGTGAAGGCGTGGCCGCGCATCGCCGTGCTGTCGGCCGTGGTGGCCGTCGGGACCATCCTCAACACGCGTCGGTCGAGCTTCTCCCCGCTCACCGATCCGCAGGAGATCGGCTCGTTCGCGGTGGGCGCGGGCCTGGTGCTGGGCATCTCCATCGCGGTCGGCATGTTCCTGCGGTCCCGCGACTCCGAGCGCACGCAGGTGATGAAGGCCGCGGTCACCGACGCACAGACCACCGAGCGGATGGCGCTCGCGCGCGAGCTGCACGATGTGGTGGCCCACCACGTCACCGGCATCGTGGTGCAGGCGCAGGCCGCGCGGATGATGGGCGAGAAGAACCCGCAGCTCGCGCTCGAGGCGATGGGCCGGATCGAGGACGCCGGCACGGAAGCGCTCGCGGCGATGCGCCGGCTCGTGCGCAGCATGCGTGGCGACGCGCCCGCCGGCGCGAGCGACCTGAGCGAGCAAGCCACCACGGATCTGGCCGCCGACCTGCGCAAGCTCGTTGACGGCGCCAACCACGGCGTGAAGACCGCGCTCGTGCTGGACCTGCCGCCGAACCTGCCGCACGAGGTCGGGCGTTCGGCGCTGCGGCTGGTGCAGGAGTCGCTCACCAACGTCGGCAAGCACGCCGCCGACGCGACGGAAGCGCTGGTCCACGCCGAGGTCACCGGACGCGAGCTGCACCTGTCGGTGCGCGACGACGGCCGCGAGCAGGCTCACCGACCGGCCGGCGGGTCGGGCGGCTACGGTCTGGTCGGCATGCGCGAGCGCGTCGCCCTGCTGCACGGCCGGCTCACGGCCGGGCGCGGGCCCGACGGCGGCTGGCGCGTGGAAGCTTGGCTGCCACTCGAGGCGAACGGGGATGACGGGTGA
- a CDS encoding ABC transporter ATP-binding protein produces MSNPQWTSGPVLSGRGLVKRYGGQYALAGIDIDIQPGDAVAIVGPSGSGKTSLLHVLAGILRADGGEIHLMGRRIDNLNEKKRSELRRTEFGFVFQSGMLVSELTAEENVALPSLLAGKARRESIAAGREWLARLGLAGKEQRRPGELSGGEAQRVAIARALTHRPKVIFADEPTGALDTRTGRETMQALLGAAQESGAAVIVVTHDRELAESMPKTVAIRDGLIATRLAA; encoded by the coding sequence ATGAGCAATCCACAGTGGACTTCCGGCCCGGTGCTGTCGGGGCGGGGGCTGGTGAAGCGGTACGGCGGGCAGTACGCGCTGGCCGGTATCGACATCGACATCCAGCCCGGGGACGCGGTGGCCATCGTGGGCCCGTCCGGGTCGGGCAAGACGTCGCTGCTGCACGTGCTGGCCGGCATCCTGCGCGCCGACGGGGGCGAGATCCACCTCATGGGCCGGCGCATCGACAACCTGAACGAGAAGAAGCGCAGCGAGCTGCGGCGCACGGAGTTCGGGTTCGTCTTCCAGTCCGGGATGCTCGTGTCCGAGCTGACGGCCGAGGAGAACGTGGCGCTGCCGTCGCTGCTCGCGGGAAAGGCCCGGCGCGAGTCGATCGCCGCGGGCCGTGAGTGGCTGGCGCGCCTCGGCCTCGCCGGCAAGGAGCAGCGTCGCCCTGGTGAGCTCTCCGGCGGTGAGGCCCAGCGGGTGGCCATCGCGCGAGCCCTGACGCACCGGCCGAAGGTGATCTTCGCCGACGAGCCCACTGGCGCCCTCGACACGCGCACCGGCCGCGAGACCATGCAGGCGCTGCTCGGTGCGGCGCAGGAGTCCGGCGCCGCCGTGATCGTGGTGACCCACGACCGCGAGCTCGCCGAGTCGATGCCCAAGACCGTGGCCATCCGCGACGGCCTCATCGCGACGAGGTTGGCCGCATGA
- a CDS encoding ABC transporter permease, with the protein MNSLQLALRVLRVDRRTRTSAILTAVGVAVATGLVLLLASLPFATQVREQRGIWQSYYNFDTGGTPVMLVTGAKDYFHGEEITRVDVAVTGNTAGLKLPAGISKLPGPGETLVSPALGRLLNNTPANQLGDRFGKPVAALGDQALKYPEQLVALVGHSEQELSATEAERATEAVAQPVSAFPDQEAKADPILTLLAWVGIIVLLVPSLVLVASSARLTAARRERRLAAIRLAGATPGQVTSMVAGETILSAGVGALLGLAISPALHGLVTFVPWGGGTWLATDFTLPVALAVFIVIAIPALVVLAGVLGLRRVLRNPLFATGGHSVKPLRWWRLLVLPVAGLFFLYAVTSMGDSGGPRMVLVGLFLLVASAIVVGPWVTSAVGGTFVRGWRGPSALLAGRRLRDDPKGAYRATAGIVLAVFTGSMALTLLPSFESLAGGGRTYADSVLYADSSPDKAAAVVDHANSTLARYGQQERAIAVGQVYLVQGTGDERSYQRALVMSCADAARLTRLGITAADCKPGVGLYAPYELNAAEYHVVGDPEPTDPGQPLGSVPVGTFKMSNDVSSSYLLDPAAVPAGVKLGAATVIAPTTDADREIVRTALASAATGAEVGSRDQYLYDQQTQLSDLRRVTVIGLVAAGILAGCSAAVATAGSIMDRRRTFGALMAAGTPVKVLSRALRMETALPALVATIGAGVVGILVGIGLFSTAGEGSVVFSPWIFAPVVLGVGVALLGASICTPALRRVQAEPLADE; encoded by the coding sequence ATGAACTCGCTCCAGCTCGCCCTGCGCGTGCTCCGCGTCGACCGGCGGACCCGCACCTCGGCGATCCTCACCGCGGTCGGCGTCGCGGTCGCGACCGGGCTCGTGCTGCTGCTGGCGTCACTGCCCTTCGCGACGCAGGTGCGCGAACAGCGCGGCATCTGGCAGTCGTACTACAACTTCGACACCGGCGGCACGCCCGTCATGCTCGTCACCGGGGCCAAGGACTACTTCCACGGCGAGGAGATCACCCGCGTCGACGTCGCGGTCACCGGCAACACGGCCGGGCTGAAGCTGCCGGCCGGGATCTCGAAGCTGCCCGGGCCGGGCGAGACGCTCGTGTCGCCCGCGCTGGGCCGGCTGCTGAACAACACGCCGGCCAACCAGCTCGGCGACCGCTTCGGCAAGCCCGTGGCCGCGCTCGGCGACCAGGCGCTGAAGTACCCGGAACAGCTGGTGGCGCTCGTCGGCCACAGCGAGCAGGAACTCAGCGCGACGGAGGCCGAACGGGCGACGGAGGCCGTCGCGCAGCCGGTGAGCGCGTTCCCCGACCAGGAAGCGAAGGCGGATCCGATCCTCACGCTGCTGGCGTGGGTCGGCATCATCGTGCTGCTGGTGCCGAGCCTGGTGCTCGTCGCGTCGTCGGCGCGGCTCACCGCGGCCCGGCGCGAACGCCGGCTCGCCGCGATCCGGCTGGCCGGCGCGACGCCGGGGCAGGTCACGTCGATGGTCGCGGGCGAAACGATCCTGTCGGCGGGTGTCGGGGCCCTGCTCGGCTTGGCGATCAGTCCCGCGCTGCACGGCCTGGTGACCTTCGTCCCGTGGGGCGGCGGCACGTGGCTGGCCACGGACTTCACGCTGCCGGTCGCACTCGCGGTGTTCATCGTGATCGCCATCCCGGCGCTCGTGGTGCTGGCCGGCGTGCTCGGTCTGCGGCGCGTGCTGCGCAATCCGCTCTTCGCGACCGGCGGCCACAGCGTGAAGCCGCTGCGCTGGTGGCGGCTGCTCGTCCTGCCGGTGGCGGGCCTGTTCTTCCTCTACGCCGTGACCAGCATGGGTGACAGCGGCGGGCCCAGGATGGTGCTGGTCGGCCTGTTCCTGCTGGTCGCGTCGGCGATCGTGGTCGGGCCGTGGGTGACCTCGGCCGTCGGCGGTACGTTCGTGCGGGGCTGGCGCGGACCGTCGGCGCTGCTGGCCGGGCGCCGGCTGCGCGACGACCCGAAGGGCGCCTACCGCGCCACGGCGGGCATCGTGCTCGCGGTGTTCACCGGCTCGATGGCGCTCACGCTGCTGCCGTCGTTCGAGTCACTCGCCGGTGGCGGGCGGACGTACGCCGACTCGGTGCTCTACGCCGACAGCAGCCCGGACAAGGCCGCGGCCGTCGTGGACCACGCCAACTCCACGCTGGCCCGCTACGGCCAGCAGGAACGCGCGATCGCGGTGGGTCAGGTCTACCTGGTGCAGGGCACCGGCGACGAGCGGTCCTACCAGCGGGCCCTCGTGATGTCGTGCGCCGACGCCGCCCGGCTCACCCGGCTGGGGATCACCGCGGCCGACTGCAAGCCCGGCGTCGGGCTGTACGCACCGTACGAGCTGAACGCCGCCGAGTACCACGTGGTCGGTGACCCCGAGCCCACCGACCCGGGCCAGCCGCTCGGTTCGGTGCCGGTCGGGACGTTCAAGATGAGCAACGACGTGAGCAGTTCGTACCTGCTCGACCCGGCGGCGGTGCCGGCCGGCGTGAAGCTCGGCGCGGCCACGGTGATCGCCCCGACGACGGACGCCGACCGCGAGATCGTCCGCACCGCCCTGGCCTCGGCCGCGACGGGCGCGGAGGTCGGCAGCCGCGACCAGTACCTCTACGACCAGCAGACGCAGCTGTCGGACCTGCGCCGGGTGACCGTGATCGGCCTGGTGGCCGCGGGCATCCTCGCCGGCTGCAGCGCGGCCGTCGCCACGGCCGGCTCGATCATGGACCGGCGCCGGACGTTCGGGGCCCTGATGGCGGCCGGCACCCCGGTGAAGGTGCTGTCGAGGGCGCTGCGGATGGAGACGGCGCTGCCCGCGCTGGTCGCGACGATCGGCGCCGGCGTGGTCGGCATCCTCGTCGGGATCGGGCTGTTCAGCACCGCCGGCGAAGGTTCGGTCGTGTTCAGCCCGTGGATCTTCGCCCCGGTCGTGCTCGGCGTCGGGGTGGCGCTGCTCGGAGCCTCGATCTGCACGCCCGCCCTGCGGCGCGTGCAGGCGGAACCGCTGGCCGACGAGTAG
- the trmB gene encoding tRNA (guanosine(46)-N7)-methyltransferase TrmB gives MENEDQPRLRSVVSFVNRGGRMTVGQQRAWDEHWPRLGRTVADLPAGPVDFAEWFGREAPVLLEIGSGMGETTSQLAAAAPELNYVAAEVYDPGLGQLMLRAEKLGVENLRLMHGDAVVLLTEHVEPGALAGVRLYFPDPWPKKRHHKRRIVQPDFVALVASRLAQGGTFHLATDWEHYAEQMLEVCSAEPALRNRYADEPGGWAPRPEWRPRTKFEQRADVEGRVSHDLIFEKR, from the coding sequence GTGGAGAACGAGGACCAACCCCGGTTGCGCAGCGTGGTCAGCTTTGTCAACCGCGGCGGCCGGATGACCGTCGGCCAGCAGCGCGCCTGGGACGAACACTGGCCGCGGCTGGGCCGCACGGTCGCCGACCTGCCGGCCGGACCCGTCGACTTCGCCGAGTGGTTCGGCCGCGAGGCGCCGGTGCTGCTGGAGATCGGCTCCGGCATGGGCGAGACGACGTCGCAGCTCGCGGCGGCCGCGCCCGAGCTCAACTACGTGGCCGCCGAGGTCTACGACCCGGGCCTGGGCCAGCTGATGTTGCGCGCGGAGAAGCTCGGCGTGGAGAACCTGCGGCTGATGCACGGCGACGCGGTGGTGCTGCTGACCGAGCACGTCGAGCCCGGCGCGCTCGCCGGCGTGCGGCTGTACTTCCCGGACCCGTGGCCGAAGAAGCGCCACCACAAGCGCCGGATCGTGCAGCCGGACTTCGTGGCTCTCGTCGCGTCGCGGCTCGCGCAGGGCGGCACGTTCCACCTCGCCACCGACTGGGAGCACTACGCCGAGCAGATGCTGGAAGTGTGTTCGGCCGAGCCCGCATTGCGCAACCGCTACGCGGACGAACCGGGCGGCTGGGCGCCGAGGCCCGAATGGCGGCCGCGGACGAAGTTCGAACAGCGTGCCGACGTCGAAGGCCGCGTGTCACACGACCTCATTTTCGAGAAACGCTGA
- a CDS encoding ABC transporter permease, which yields MTLLAVERIKLFTTRSPWWCALIAIVLTAGFSALVAGAAPSTAAIDVATTQFGYQFGIAVIMVLAALSVTTEYRFGTIRTTFQAVPGRTSVLVAKATVVALLSLVIGEIGAFGAWALGYAIRPSDALALDTSAEWINVAGVGVLFALAAVIAVAIGILIRHSAGAIALLLIYVLAVESLVQLIPTVGSKIHEWLPFNVAEKFLRGAGGVVQGPPPSDAVLSQGWSLAYFAGIAVVLLAVAIGVAKKRDA from the coding sequence ATGACTCTGCTCGCGGTCGAACGCATCAAGCTGTTCACCACCCGCTCACCGTGGTGGTGTGCCCTCATCGCCATCGTCCTCACCGCCGGCTTCTCCGCCCTCGTGGCGGGCGCGGCGCCGAGCACGGCGGCCATCGACGTCGCGACGACGCAGTTCGGCTACCAGTTCGGCATCGCCGTGATCATGGTGCTGGCGGCGCTGTCGGTGACCACCGAGTACCGCTTCGGCACCATCCGCACCACGTTCCAGGCCGTGCCGGGCCGCACGTCGGTGCTCGTGGCCAAGGCCACCGTCGTCGCCCTGCTTTCGCTCGTGATCGGCGAGATCGGCGCGTTCGGCGCCTGGGCGCTGGGCTACGCCATCCGCCCGTCGGACGCGCTGGCGCTCGACACCTCGGCCGAGTGGATCAACGTCGCCGGCGTCGGCGTGCTCTTCGCGCTCGCCGCGGTGATCGCGGTCGCCATCGGCATCCTGATCCGCCACAGCGCCGGCGCGATCGCGCTGCTGCTGATCTACGTGCTGGCCGTGGAAAGCCTGGTGCAGCTCATCCCGACCGTCGGCTCGAAGATCCACGAGTGGCTGCCGTTCAACGTCGCGGAGAAGTTCCTCCGCGGTGCGGGCGGGGTGGTGCAGGGGCCGCCGCCGTCGGACGCGGTGCTCTCTCAGGGCTGGTCACTGGCCTACTTCGCGGGCATCGCGGTCGTGCTCCTGGCCGTCGCGATCGGCGTCGCGAAGAAGCGCGACGCCTGA
- a CDS encoding ABC transporter ATP-binding protein, with amino-acid sequence MIEASGLTKRYGNTLAVNNLSFSVATGKVTGFLGPNGAGKSTTMRMILGLDNPTGGEVRIGGKKYHELKDPLRTVGALLDAKWVHPNRSARAHLMWMAKSNRIPASRVDEVLDVVGLTSVAGKRAGGFSLGMSQRLGIAGALLGDPEVLLFDEPVNGLDPEGILWIRKFMHRLAEDGRTVFVSSHLLSEMALTASELVVIGKGELIAQSSTEEFVARAAENTVKVRSPQLPVLREALVRASAQVTDAGEALIVSGMDSAKIGELAASANVVLHELSPQTGSLEQAFMQITGDSVEYHTGLEAEAQQALQPTAR; translated from the coding sequence ATGATCGAGGCATCAGGTCTCACCAAGCGTTACGGGAACACGCTGGCGGTGAACAACCTGTCGTTCAGCGTGGCCACGGGGAAGGTCACCGGCTTCCTGGGCCCGAACGGCGCCGGCAAGTCCACCACCATGCGCATGATCCTGGGGCTCGACAACCCCACCGGCGGCGAGGTCCGCATCGGGGGCAAGAAGTACCACGAGCTGAAGGACCCGCTGCGTACCGTCGGCGCGCTGCTCGACGCGAAGTGGGTGCACCCCAACCGCTCGGCCCGCGCGCACCTGATGTGGATGGCGAAGTCCAACCGCATCCCGGCGTCGCGTGTGGACGAAGTGCTCGACGTCGTGGGTCTCACCAGCGTGGCCGGCAAGCGCGCCGGCGGGTTCTCGCTCGGCATGTCGCAGCGGCTGGGGATCGCGGGCGCGCTGCTGGGCGACCCCGAGGTGCTGCTGTTCGACGAGCCGGTGAACGGCCTCGACCCCGAGGGCATCCTCTGGATCCGCAAGTTCATGCACCGCCTGGCCGAAGACGGCCGCACGGTGTTCGTGTCGAGCCACCTGCTCTCCGAGATGGCGCTGACCGCGAGCGAGCTCGTGGTGATCGGCAAGGGTGAGCTGATCGCACAGTCGTCCACCGAGGAGTTCGTGGCGCGCGCGGCGGAGAACACCGTGAAGGTGCGCTCGCCGCAGCTGCCCGTCCTGCGCGAGGCGCTGGTGCGCGCCAGCGCCCAGGTGACCGACGCGGGCGAAGCGCTCATCGTGTCCGGGATGGACAGTGCCAAGATCGGCGAGCTCGCGGCTTCCGCGAACGTCGTGCTCCACGAGCTGAGCCCGCAGACCGGTTCGCTCGAACAGGCCTTCATGCAGATCACCGGCGACTCCGTCGAGTACCACACCGGGCTCGAGGCCGAGGCGCAGCAAGCCCTCCAGCCCACCGCCCGCTGA
- a CDS encoding response regulator, producing MIKVVVVDDQELMRVGFRMVLGAQADIDVVGEAGDGAQAIRLADELRPDVVLMDVRMPVLDGVEATKQIVAAGTARVLVMTTFDLDEYVYAALQGGASGFLLKDTPPDHLVSALRSVASGDAVVSPSVTKRLLDRFVGAGGSPVRDASELEALTDREREVLVLIAKGMSNLEIAETLFLSEATVKTHVGRILAKLDLRDRVQAVVLAYETGLARPGLG from the coding sequence GTGATCAAAGTGGTGGTCGTGGACGACCAGGAACTGATGCGCGTCGGCTTCCGCATGGTGCTGGGCGCGCAGGCCGACATCGACGTGGTGGGCGAGGCCGGCGACGGCGCGCAGGCCATCCGCCTGGCCGACGAGCTGCGGCCCGACGTCGTGCTCATGGACGTGCGCATGCCGGTGCTCGACGGGGTGGAGGCCACAAAGCAGATCGTGGCCGCCGGGACCGCGCGCGTGCTGGTGATGACCACCTTCGACCTCGACGAGTACGTCTACGCGGCCCTGCAGGGCGGCGCGTCGGGCTTCCTGCTCAAGGACACCCCGCCGGATCACCTCGTGTCGGCGCTGCGGTCCGTCGCTTCGGGCGACGCGGTGGTGTCACCGTCGGTGACCAAGCGGCTGCTCGACCGCTTCGTGGGCGCCGGCGGCTCCCCGGTGCGCGACGCGAGCGAGCTCGAGGCGCTGACCGACCGCGAACGCGAGGTTCTCGTGCTCATCGCGAAGGGCATGTCCAACCTGGAGATTGCCGAAACGCTCTTCCTCTCCGAAGCCACGGTGAAGACGCACGTGGGCCGTATCCTGGCGAAACTCGACCTGCGCGACCGCGTGCAGGCCGTGGTGCTTGCCTACGAAACCGGCCTCGCGCGCCCCGGCCTCGGCTGA
- a CDS encoding sensor histidine kinase, with protein MAGDTLLAVVLLFIDFVLFVGGSVGTENHPPPWFISLPIDVAMVVPLVFRRKKPLVSAYVVYFVAIAHGALSLGFSSAAALAMSLYSILVYIGRKQGLIYVGALVLLTGVEVFTDKSTPWLGNALFTAFGIALCWTLGEFVGARRAYQLEVEARLHLLETERDQATRIAVAEERGRIARELHDVVAHSVSVMVVQADGAALALPTNPELAGRALHTISETGRGALGELRRLLEVLRGDHGDGEPRVPQPDANALGELAERMRGAGVPVDLEVGEGLTDLPAGVSLGIYRIVQESLTNTLKHAGTGARAEVRVHRKGDSKTGDVVEVLVRDDGAGRARQLEQVTVGAAAPSKKAPRLQVAGGNGLIGMRERANVYGGTLEVGPAPAGGWQVRAVLPVKLAP; from the coding sequence ATGGCGGGGGACACGCTGCTCGCCGTGGTCCTGCTGTTCATCGACTTCGTGCTGTTCGTCGGCGGCAGTGTCGGGACCGAGAACCACCCGCCGCCGTGGTTCATCTCGCTGCCGATCGACGTCGCCATGGTGGTGCCGCTGGTGTTCCGGCGGAAGAAACCGCTGGTGTCGGCCTATGTCGTGTACTTCGTCGCCATCGCGCACGGGGCGCTGTCGCTCGGTTTCTCCTCCGCCGCGGCGCTGGCGATGAGCCTGTACTCGATCCTGGTCTACATCGGCCGCAAGCAGGGACTGATCTACGTCGGCGCGCTCGTGCTGCTGACCGGGGTCGAGGTGTTCACCGACAAGTCGACACCGTGGCTGGGCAACGCGCTGTTCACCGCCTTCGGCATCGCGCTGTGCTGGACGCTCGGCGAGTTCGTGGGGGCGCGGCGCGCGTACCAGCTGGAGGTGGAAGCGCGCCTGCACCTGCTGGAGACCGAACGCGACCAGGCCACGCGCATCGCCGTGGCCGAGGAACGCGGCCGCATCGCGCGCGAGCTGCACGACGTGGTCGCCCACTCCGTGAGCGTGATGGTGGTGCAGGCCGACGGCGCGGCGCTCGCGTTGCCGACGAACCCGGAGCTGGCCGGCCGCGCGCTGCACACGATCTCCGAAACGGGCCGCGGCGCCCTCGGCGAGCTGCGCCGGCTGCTCGAGGTGCTGCGCGGCGACCACGGCGACGGCGAGCCCCGCGTGCCGCAGCCCGACGCCAACGCGCTGGGCGAGCTGGCCGAACGCATGCGCGGCGCGGGCGTGCCCGTCGACCTCGAGGTGGGTGAAGGCCTCACCGACCTGCCCGCCGGCGTCTCCCTCGGCATCTACCGCATCGTGCAGGAGTCGCTCACCAACACGCTCAAGCACGCCGGCACCGGCGCGCGGGCCGAGGTCCGCGTGCACCGCAAGGGTGACAGCAAGACTGGCGACGTGGTCGAGGTGCTCGTCCGCGACGACGGCGCCGGGCGCGCGCGGCAGCTCGAACAGGTGACGGTGGGCGCCGCTGCGCCGTCGAAGAAGGCCCCGCGGCTGCAGGTCGCGGGCGGGAACGGGCTGATCGGGATGCGGGAGCGCGCGAACGTGTACGGCGGAACGCTGGAGGTGGGCCCCGCGCCCGCCGGTGGGTGGCAGGTGCGGGCCGTGCTGCCCGTTAAGTTGGCGCCGTGA